In Triticum urartu cultivar G1812 chromosome 6, Tu2.1, whole genome shotgun sequence, the following proteins share a genomic window:
- the LOC125516552 gene encoding phytyl ester synthase 1, chloroplastic-like, giving the protein MARSIAPGNDRKLHVASPVSELEDIIQMGVLMWRLDLLKSGADYAKSQLHMVQGEVLLLASGSGNLPPSREADRLFKSLKNCKVRYFRNRGDRLLMEDGFNLLTVIKGVKMYRRGRQWDCVNDFLSPTLSEFNRTFGEDFKLFHQLLSPAMLSTMKNGKIVHGLAGVPDKGPVLFVGYHQLLAIEWAALIEGFLREKKTVIRTGAHHVFFAGNYETLRQELSLFDFVSIYGAVPVGPINMYKLFERNKFVLLYPGGVREALHRKGEAYKLFWPDQTEFVRMAARFGVTVIPFGCVGEDDFLEIVVDYNDQKNIPYIRDEIKSFNRDFIRLRLDFYYSAHFSFDKQTIKHLLRKDTMKGEDGNQVLHLPVVLPKLPGRLYFLFGKPIEMKGMDNVLTDRKKANQVDFQIESEVQNAMSYLKRKRNEDPYRSIVRR; this is encoded by the exons ATGGCCCGCAGCATCGCGCCGGGGAACGACCGGAAGCTCCACGTTGCATCCCCTGTTTCA GAACTAGAAGATATAATACAAATGGGTGTTCTCatgtggagacttgatcttctcAAGTCAGGTGCAGACTATGCCAAGTCACAACTTCACATGGTACAAGGAGAAGTTCTACTTCTTGCAAG TGGGAGTGGGAATCTGCCACCTAGTAGAGAAGCAGACCGACTGTTTAAGTCGCTGAAAAACTGCAAAGTTCGGTACTTTAGGAACCGGGGTGACAGACTACTCATG GAGGATGGCTTCAACCTTCTAACTGTCATAAAAGGAGTAAAAATGTACCGCCGTGGTAGACAATGGGACTGTGTGAACGATTTCCTGTCACCCACATTAAGTGAATTCAACAGAACATTTGGTGAAGATTTCAA ACTGTTTCATCAGTTACTGAGCCCAGCCATGCTCTCTACAATGAAAAATGGGAAAATTGTCCATGGCCTTGCCGGTGTTCCTGACAAAGGTCCTGTCTTGTTTGTGGGATATCACCAACTCCTGGCCATAGAGTGGGCTGCACTGATTGAAGGGTTCTTGAGGGAGAAAAAAACAGTTATCCGAACAGGGGCCCACCATGTATTTTTTGCTGGAAATTATGAGACACTACGCCAGGAGTTGTCTCTATTTGATTTTGTTTCTATATACGGCGCGGTTCCAGTCGGTCCGATCAATATGTACAAATTGtttgagagaaataaatttgTTCTCCTCTATCCAGGCGGTGTGAGAGAAGCTCTACATAGGAAG GGCGAAGCATACAAATTGTTTTGGCCAGATCAAACCGAATTTGTAAGAATGGCGGCACGGTTTGGAGTTACGGTCATACCATTTGGTTGTGTGGGAGAAGATGACTTTTTGGAG aTAGTTGTGGACTACAATGATCAAAAGAACATACCATATATTAGAGACGAGATAAAGTCATTCAACAGAGATTTTATAAGATTAAGGTTAGATTTCTATTACTCTGCCCATTTTTCCTTTGATAAACAAACAATCAAGCATCTCCTTAGAAA GGACACTATGAAAGGAGAGGATGGGAATCAAGTCTTGCATCTGCCTGTTGTTCTCCCAAAATTACCAGGGCGGCTATATTTCCTATTCGGGAAGCCAATTGAGATGAAAGGAATGGACAATGTGTTGACAGATAGGAAGAAGGCAAACCAAGTAGATTTTCAAATCGAATCAGAAGTGCAGAATGCAATGTCTTACCTAAAGAGGAAGAGAAACGAAGATCCTTACCGGAGTATTGTGCGAC GGTGA
- the LOC125512398 gene encoding phytyl ester synthase 1, chloroplastic-like isoform X1: protein MSMVQRPFGVNPCAAGGHLRRHHARLCLRRASSVDATTGNLPGGSSSSNRRRKKQAAEESQLEVLYDDGFGSVTMKDYWEAVRAMPRDDGGPPRWFCPVECGRPVVDRAPLLLFLPGTDGVGMELILHHQSLGKLFEVCCFHIPVNDRTSFEGLLQIVEEYVKYESALSPSRPIYIVGDSFGGCLAISVAARNPEIDLVLTLVNPATSSAKSSWQAVLPLLETMPSNLPVVQPHLLRYLIGNPLNGALVSVQNGLSPQETLQEFSNSLASMLPLVSELGDIIQMGTLVWKLKLLKSGANYANSQLHAVQAEVLLLASGIANLPPSGEADRLFKTLKNSKLRYFRNRGDRLLMGYGFNLLTIIKGVNMYRRGRQRDFVNDFLSPTLSEFKKTFGEDFKLFNQLLSPVMLSTLKNGNIVRGLAGVPDKGPVLFVGYHQLLAMEVPALVEGFLREKKTILRAAAHQVFFVGNYEILRQELSLFDWFSAFGAVPVSPINTYKMFERNEFVLLYPGGVREALHRKGEAYKLFWPDQPEFVRMAARFGVTVVPFGCVGEDDFVEIVLDYNDQKNIPYLKDAIKSFNADFKGLIRDTVKGDDGNQVLHLPAVLPKVPGRLYFLFGKPIEMKGMDNVLTDRNKANEVYLQIESEVENVVSYLKRKRNEDPYRSITRRALYHATQGPSTQVPTFEA from the exons ATGTCCATGGTTCAGCGCCCGTTCGGCGTAAACCCGTGCGCCGCGGGTGGCCATCTCAGACGGCACCATGCCCGGCTGTGCCTCCGCCGTGCGAGCTCGGTGGATGCGACGACCGGGAATTTGCCGGGCGGTAGTAGCAGCAGCAACaggaggaggaagaagcaggCCGCGGAGGAGTCGCAGTTGGAGGTCCTTTATGACGACGGGTTCGGGAGCGTCACCATGAAGGACTACTGGGAGGCGGTGAGGGCCATGCCCAGGGACGACGGCGGGCCGCCGCGGTGGTTCTGTCCCGTGGAGTGCGGCCGGCCGGTGGTGGACAGGGCGCCGCTGCTGCTTTTCTTGCCAG GAACCGATGGTGTTGGAATGGAGCTCATTTTGCACCACCAGTCTTTGGGCAA ACTATTTGAGGTTTGCTGCTTCCATATACCAGTAAATGACCGTACATCATTTGAAG GGTTGTTACAAATTGTGGAAGAATATGTCAAATATGAGAGTGCTTTGTCACCAAGTAGACCAATATATATTGTTGGAGATTCTTTTGGTGGATGTCTCGCAATTTCAGTTGCAGCCCGCAATCCAGAAATCGATTTGGTTCTTACACTAGTAAATCCAG CAACATCATCAGCAAAATCTTCGTGGCAGGCAGTATTGCCTCTTTTGGAAACGATGCCAAGCAACCTCCCAGTTGTCCAGCCCCACCTTCTCAGATATTTAATTG GTAACCCTCTTAATGGGGCTTTGGTTAGTGTTCAGAACGGCCTTTCCCCTCAAGAAACTCTACAAGAATTTTCAAACAGTCTCGCTTCAATGCTACCTTTAGTTTCA GAACTAGGAGATATAATACAAATGGGCACTCTCGTGTGGAAACTTAAGCTTCTCAAGTCAGGTGCAAACTATGCCAACTCTCAACTTCATGCGGTACAAGCAGAAGTACTACTTCTTGCAAG TGGCATTGCGAATCTGCCGCCAAGTGGAGAAGCAGACCGACTGTTTAAGACACTGAAAAATTCTAAACTTCGATACTTTAGGAACCGGGGTGATAGACTACTCATG GGATATGGCTTCAATTTGCTAACTATCATTAAAGGAGTAAACATGTACCGTCGTGGTAGACAACGGGACTTTGTGAACGATTTCCTCTCACCTACATTAAGTGAATTCAAGAAAACATTTGGTGAAGATTTCAA ACTGTTTAATCAGTTATTGAGCCCAGTTATGCTCTCTACATTGAAAAATGGAAATATTGTTCGTGGCCTTGCCGGTGTTCCTGACAAAGGTCCTGTCTTGTTTGTGGGCTATCACCAACTCTTGGCTATGGAGGTGCCTGCACTAGTTGAAGGGTTCCTAAGAGAGAAAAAAACAATTCTCAGAGCAGCAGCCCATCAAGTATTTTTTGTCGGAAATTATGAGATACTGCGTCAGGAGTTGTCTCTGTTTGATTGGTTCTCTGCGTTCGGCGCGGTTCCAGTCAGTCCGATCAATACGTACAAGATGTTTGAGAGAAATGAATTTGTTCTTCTCTATCCAGGCGGTGTGCGGGAAGCTCTACATAGGAAG GGTGAGGCATACAAATTGTTTTGGCCAGATCAACCAGAATTTGTAAGAATGGCAGCACGGTTTGGAGTTACCGTCGTACCATTTGGTTGTGTGGGAGAAGATGACTTTGTGGAG ATAGTTCTGGACTACAACGATCAAAAGAACATACCCTATCTCAAAGACGCGATAAAATCATTCAATGCAGATTTTAAAGGACTTATAAG GGACACGGTGAAAGGAGATGATGGGAATCAAGTCTTGCATCTACCCGCTGTTCTCCCAAAGGTACCAGGTCGGCTATACTTCCTGTTCGGCAAGCCAATTGAGATGAAAGGAATGGACAATGTGCTGACGGATAGGAATAAGGCAAACGAAGTATATTTGCAAATCGAATCGGAAGTGGAGAATGTAGTGTCTTACCTCAAGAGGAAGAGAAACGAAGATCCTTATCGGAGTATTACGCGACGCGCGTTGTACCATGCAACTCAGGGTCCTTCTACTCAAGTGCCGACTTTTGAGGCGTGA
- the LOC125512398 gene encoding phytyl ester synthase 1, chloroplastic-like isoform X3: MELILHHQSLGKLFEVCCFHIPVNDRTSFEGLLQIVEEYVKYESALSPSRPIYIVGDSFGGCLAISVAARNPEIDLVLTLVNPATSSAKSSWQAVLPLLETMPSNLPVVQPHLLRYLIGNPLNGALVSVQNGLSPQETLQEFSNSLASMLPLVSELGDIIQMGTLVWKLKLLKSGANYANSQLHAVQAEVLLLASGIANLPPSGEADRLFKTLKNSKLRYFRNRGDRLLMGYGFNLLTIIKGVNMYRRGRQRDFVNDFLSPTLSEFKKTFGEDFKLFNQLLSPVMLSTLKNGNIVRGLAGVPDKGPVLFVGYHQLLAMEVPALVEGFLREKKTILRAAAHQVFFVGNYEILRQELSLFDWFSAFGAVPVSPINTYKMFERNEFVLLYPGGVREALHRKGEAYKLFWPDQPEFVRMAARFGVTVVPFGCVGEDDFVEIVLDYNDQKNIPYLKDAIKSFNADFKGLIRDTVKGDDGNQVLHLPAVLPKVPGRLYFLFGKPIEMKGMDNVLTDRNKANEVYLQIESEVENVVSYLKRKRNEDPYRSITRRALYHATQGPSTQVPTFEA; encoded by the exons ATGGAGCTCATTTTGCACCACCAGTCTTTGGGCAA ACTATTTGAGGTTTGCTGCTTCCATATACCAGTAAATGACCGTACATCATTTGAAG GGTTGTTACAAATTGTGGAAGAATATGTCAAATATGAGAGTGCTTTGTCACCAAGTAGACCAATATATATTGTTGGAGATTCTTTTGGTGGATGTCTCGCAATTTCAGTTGCAGCCCGCAATCCAGAAATCGATTTGGTTCTTACACTAGTAAATCCAG CAACATCATCAGCAAAATCTTCGTGGCAGGCAGTATTGCCTCTTTTGGAAACGATGCCAAGCAACCTCCCAGTTGTCCAGCCCCACCTTCTCAGATATTTAATTG GTAACCCTCTTAATGGGGCTTTGGTTAGTGTTCAGAACGGCCTTTCCCCTCAAGAAACTCTACAAGAATTTTCAAACAGTCTCGCTTCAATGCTACCTTTAGTTTCA GAACTAGGAGATATAATACAAATGGGCACTCTCGTGTGGAAACTTAAGCTTCTCAAGTCAGGTGCAAACTATGCCAACTCTCAACTTCATGCGGTACAAGCAGAAGTACTACTTCTTGCAAG TGGCATTGCGAATCTGCCGCCAAGTGGAGAAGCAGACCGACTGTTTAAGACACTGAAAAATTCTAAACTTCGATACTTTAGGAACCGGGGTGATAGACTACTCATG GGATATGGCTTCAATTTGCTAACTATCATTAAAGGAGTAAACATGTACCGTCGTGGTAGACAACGGGACTTTGTGAACGATTTCCTCTCACCTACATTAAGTGAATTCAAGAAAACATTTGGTGAAGATTTCAA ACTGTTTAATCAGTTATTGAGCCCAGTTATGCTCTCTACATTGAAAAATGGAAATATTGTTCGTGGCCTTGCCGGTGTTCCTGACAAAGGTCCTGTCTTGTTTGTGGGCTATCACCAACTCTTGGCTATGGAGGTGCCTGCACTAGTTGAAGGGTTCCTAAGAGAGAAAAAAACAATTCTCAGAGCAGCAGCCCATCAAGTATTTTTTGTCGGAAATTATGAGATACTGCGTCAGGAGTTGTCTCTGTTTGATTGGTTCTCTGCGTTCGGCGCGGTTCCAGTCAGTCCGATCAATACGTACAAGATGTTTGAGAGAAATGAATTTGTTCTTCTCTATCCAGGCGGTGTGCGGGAAGCTCTACATAGGAAG GGTGAGGCATACAAATTGTTTTGGCCAGATCAACCAGAATTTGTAAGAATGGCAGCACGGTTTGGAGTTACCGTCGTACCATTTGGTTGTGTGGGAGAAGATGACTTTGTGGAG ATAGTTCTGGACTACAACGATCAAAAGAACATACCCTATCTCAAAGACGCGATAAAATCATTCAATGCAGATTTTAAAGGACTTATAAG GGACACGGTGAAAGGAGATGATGGGAATCAAGTCTTGCATCTACCCGCTGTTCTCCCAAAGGTACCAGGTCGGCTATACTTCCTGTTCGGCAAGCCAATTGAGATGAAAGGAATGGACAATGTGCTGACGGATAGGAATAAGGCAAACGAAGTATATTTGCAAATCGAATCGGAAGTGGAGAATGTAGTGTCTTACCTCAAGAGGAAGAGAAACGAAGATCCTTATCGGAGTATTACGCGACGCGCGTTGTACCATGCAACTCAGGGTCCTTCTACTCAAGTGCCGACTTTTGAGGCGTGA
- the LOC125512398 gene encoding phytyl ester synthase 1, chloroplastic-like isoform X2 translates to MLETLRARTDGVGMELTLHHKALGKLFEVCCFHIPVNDRTSFEGLLQIVEEYVKYESALSPSRPIYIVGDSFGGCLAISVAARNPEIDLVLTLVNPATSSAKSSWQAVLPLLETMPSNLPVVQPHLLRYLIGNPLNGALVSVQNGLSPQETLQEFSNSLASMLPLVSELGDIIQMGTLVWKLKLLKSGANYANSQLHAVQAEVLLLASGIANLPPSGEADRLFKTLKNSKLRYFRNRGDRLLMGYGFNLLTIIKGVNMYRRGRQRDFVNDFLSPTLSEFKKTFGEDFKLFNQLLSPVMLSTLKNGNIVRGLAGVPDKGPVLFVGYHQLLAMEVPALVEGFLREKKTILRAAAHQVFFVGNYEILRQELSLFDWFSAFGAVPVSPINTYKMFERNEFVLLYPGGVREALHRKGEAYKLFWPDQPEFVRMAARFGVTVVPFGCVGEDDFVEIVLDYNDQKNIPYLKDAIKSFNADFKGLIRDTVKGDDGNQVLHLPAVLPKVPGRLYFLFGKPIEMKGMDNVLTDRNKANEVYLQIESEVENVVSYLKRKRNEDPYRSITRRALYHATQGPSTQVPTFEA, encoded by the exons ATGTTAGAAACACTACGTGCAAGAACTGATGGTGTTGGAATGGAGCTCACTTTGCACCACAAAGCTTTGGGCAA ACTATTTGAGGTTTGCTGCTTCCATATACCAGTAAATGACCGTACATCATTTGAAG GGTTGTTACAAATTGTGGAAGAATATGTCAAATATGAGAGTGCTTTGTCACCAAGTAGACCAATATATATTGTTGGAGATTCTTTTGGTGGATGTCTCGCAATTTCAGTTGCAGCCCGCAATCCAGAAATCGATTTGGTTCTTACACTAGTAAATCCAG CAACATCATCAGCAAAATCTTCGTGGCAGGCAGTATTGCCTCTTTTGGAAACGATGCCAAGCAACCTCCCAGTTGTCCAGCCCCACCTTCTCAGATATTTAATTG GTAACCCTCTTAATGGGGCTTTGGTTAGTGTTCAGAACGGCCTTTCCCCTCAAGAAACTCTACAAGAATTTTCAAACAGTCTCGCTTCAATGCTACCTTTAGTTTCA GAACTAGGAGATATAATACAAATGGGCACTCTCGTGTGGAAACTTAAGCTTCTCAAGTCAGGTGCAAACTATGCCAACTCTCAACTTCATGCGGTACAAGCAGAAGTACTACTTCTTGCAAG TGGCATTGCGAATCTGCCGCCAAGTGGAGAAGCAGACCGACTGTTTAAGACACTGAAAAATTCTAAACTTCGATACTTTAGGAACCGGGGTGATAGACTACTCATG GGATATGGCTTCAATTTGCTAACTATCATTAAAGGAGTAAACATGTACCGTCGTGGTAGACAACGGGACTTTGTGAACGATTTCCTCTCACCTACATTAAGTGAATTCAAGAAAACATTTGGTGAAGATTTCAA ACTGTTTAATCAGTTATTGAGCCCAGTTATGCTCTCTACATTGAAAAATGGAAATATTGTTCGTGGCCTTGCCGGTGTTCCTGACAAAGGTCCTGTCTTGTTTGTGGGCTATCACCAACTCTTGGCTATGGAGGTGCCTGCACTAGTTGAAGGGTTCCTAAGAGAGAAAAAAACAATTCTCAGAGCAGCAGCCCATCAAGTATTTTTTGTCGGAAATTATGAGATACTGCGTCAGGAGTTGTCTCTGTTTGATTGGTTCTCTGCGTTCGGCGCGGTTCCAGTCAGTCCGATCAATACGTACAAGATGTTTGAGAGAAATGAATTTGTTCTTCTCTATCCAGGCGGTGTGCGGGAAGCTCTACATAGGAAG GGTGAGGCATACAAATTGTTTTGGCCAGATCAACCAGAATTTGTAAGAATGGCAGCACGGTTTGGAGTTACCGTCGTACCATTTGGTTGTGTGGGAGAAGATGACTTTGTGGAG ATAGTTCTGGACTACAACGATCAAAAGAACATACCCTATCTCAAAGACGCGATAAAATCATTCAATGCAGATTTTAAAGGACTTATAAG GGACACGGTGAAAGGAGATGATGGGAATCAAGTCTTGCATCTACCCGCTGTTCTCCCAAAGGTACCAGGTCGGCTATACTTCCTGTTCGGCAAGCCAATTGAGATGAAAGGAATGGACAATGTGCTGACGGATAGGAATAAGGCAAACGAAGTATATTTGCAAATCGAATCGGAAGTGGAGAATGTAGTGTCTTACCTCAAGAGGAAGAGAAACGAAGATCCTTATCGGAGTATTACGCGACGCGCGTTGTACCATGCAACTCAGGGTCCTTCTACTCAAGTGCCGACTTTTGAGGCGTGA